One Nitrospira sp. SG-bin1 genomic region harbors:
- a CDS encoding hydrolase TatD, which produces MLIDTHTHLDDARYNDDREAVIARAREAGVEAFITIGCDLATSQAAVQLADRHPFVYASIGVHPHEVKHIQDTWYDEFRRLAKHRQVVAYGEIGLDFHYNHSSPKDQRERFREQVQLARELKLPVIIHTREAQEDTITILKEEKASDVGGVFHCFSGDAWLAKDALDLGFYLSFSGILTFQNATMLREIAANTPLDRLLIETDCPYLTPVPYRGKRNEPAYVSQVAKQLASLHNMSVDEIAGRTSGNAKRLFKIA; this is translated from the coding sequence ATGCTGATCGACACTCACACGCATCTGGACGATGCCCGTTACAACGACGACCGGGAAGCCGTGATCGCCCGCGCACGGGAGGCCGGCGTTGAGGCCTTTATAACCATCGGCTGCGATCTCGCCACCAGCCAAGCGGCCGTACAGCTTGCTGACCGGCATCCATTCGTCTATGCCTCGATCGGTGTTCACCCGCATGAAGTCAAGCACATCCAGGACACCTGGTACGACGAGTTTCGTCGCCTTGCGAAACATCGACAGGTCGTGGCCTATGGTGAAATCGGACTGGATTTTCACTATAACCATTCGTCGCCGAAAGACCAGCGTGAGCGGTTTCGTGAGCAGGTTCAGCTCGCGCGTGAACTCAAGCTGCCCGTGATCATCCACACGCGGGAAGCCCAGGAAGACACGATTACGATTTTAAAGGAAGAGAAAGCGTCAGACGTCGGTGGGGTGTTTCATTGCTTTTCCGGGGACGCTTGGCTGGCAAAGGATGCGCTGGACCTGGGATTCTATCTGTCCTTTTCCGGGATCCTCACGTTTCAGAACGCGACCATGCTCCGTGAGATTGCCGCGAATACGCCGCTGGACCGCCTGTTGATCGAAACCGATTGTCCGTATCTCACGCCCGTTCCCTATCGGGGCAAACGAAACGAACCGGCGTATGTATCGCAAGTCGCGAAACAGCTGGCGTCGCTCCACAATATGTCTGTGGATGAAATTGCCGGACGAACCAGCGGCAACGCCAAGCGGCTGTTCAAAATCGCTTAA